A stretch of the Psychroserpens sp. Hel_I_66 genome encodes the following:
- a CDS encoding alpha/beta hydrolase: protein MKYYLSLLSLLFCLYLNGQDTMFTSQDIEVNEFVDGTLLLPNNTEKPKLAIIIAGSGPTDRNGNQNFMKNNSLKKLAESLTNKGIATFRYDKRIVKQIRKNKVDPNIKFDDFVTDAKTVVDFFKDQNTYSQVYVIGHSQGSLVGMLAAKDRADGFISLAGAGQTIDEVITEQISAMDPSLIEGTKKAFQSIKDGKQTTDYPAALASIFNPSVQPFITNWMQYNPQDIVKSLEIPVLIINGTKDLQVSVDEANLLKNANQKAQLKIIENMNHVLFIIDGDTLVNSKSYNESSRKISEELISTISTFILN from the coding sequence ATGAAATATTACTTAAGTCTCTTATCGCTTTTATTTTGTTTATATCTAAATGGACAAGACACAATGTTTACCTCTCAAGATATAGAAGTAAATGAATTTGTAGATGGCACTTTATTGCTTCCTAATAATACAGAAAAACCAAAATTAGCTATCATAATCGCAGGCTCTGGACCAACCGATAGAAACGGAAACCAGAATTTCATGAAAAACAATTCCCTAAAAAAACTTGCAGAATCCCTAACAAACAAAGGCATTGCAACCTTTAGATACGACAAACGTATTGTAAAGCAAATACGAAAGAACAAAGTCGATCCAAATATTAAGTTTGACGATTTTGTAACAGATGCCAAAACGGTAGTTGATTTTTTTAAAGATCAAAACACATACTCCCAGGTTTATGTGATAGGTCACAGCCAGGGAAGTCTGGTTGGGATGCTGGCTGCAAAAGATAGGGCAGACGGATTTATTTCACTTGCAGGCGCAGGACAAACCATTGATGAAGTGATCACAGAGCAAATAAGCGCTATGGATCCATCGCTTATTGAAGGCACAAAAAAAGCATTTCAAAGTATAAAGGACGGAAAACAAACTACAGATTATCCTGCAGCACTAGCTTCCATTTTTAATCCAAGTGTGCAACCTTTTATTACAAATTGGATGCAGTATAACCCACAAGATATTGTAAAATCGTTAGAAATTCCAGTACTTATCATTAATGGGACAAAAGATCTTCAAGTCTCAGTTGATGAAGCAAATCTTTTAAAAAACGCTAATCAAAAGGCCCAATTAAAGATCATAGAAAACATGAACCACGTACTGTTTATTATTGATGGTGATACGTTGGTCAATTCAAAAAGCTATAATGAGTCGTCACGTAAAATTTCCGAAGAATTAATTAGTACGATCTCCACCTTTATACTCAATTAA